Part of the Triticum aestivum cultivar Chinese Spring chromosome 4D, IWGSC CS RefSeq v2.1, whole genome shotgun sequence genome is shown below.
CTTTTTTACCCCTGTTACCTGTATGGTTTTTGGCCTGGTTTCCCTTATAAACGGGGTCAACTTATTTAGGTTTTCGAcccggttttccttataaactggatgAATTTTTCTTTGAATGAGATCAAATCCAGGTGAGGAGCTCCCCCATCCCACCCCCGGTGACAGTTAAAAAAACAAATTTTAGGGTCGACTCCGACACGCAATGTTCTTGATAGCAAACTTCTCAATAGCCCAGTAATGTTCCTTAGAGATGCAACAATCTTCTAAACAACAACGACGATCTTCTCATAAGTTTATAGTAAACTTCTCAATAACTTCAGAGACTattttactatgtgtgcactaacAAACACATTGGTCCCTCCACTTGTTTGTCCAACAATCTTCAAAACACTCTGGGGGGGGGCGAACGCCTGTTTCGAGAATACAATTAGGATGTTATTTGTACCAATGAAGACCCATTTTAAGTCAAATTCGTACGTAGCAATCTAAGCAAAGGTCCAAGTTGATGTTAAAATTATGCCTTTTTTCTCTGGGATTCAGATTAAAAGAAACCCCCTTCACTTTTCTCCGGTTTCATTCCTTTAAAGCCAAGGAATTGTGCTACTGAAATAGAATTTCATATTCCTATGTTTTCTCTACTTTTTCTGTGAACCAACCGAACAACCCCTAAAACATAATCTATTCGATGCGTCTTGTAAGAGAATCTCCACTCGTAAATCTGCCCCCCAGGGACTCGAAATATCGACGCTTGGGGGCGAACCGGCGAAAATTTCCGCGTGGGGGGCCTCGGGGTCCTAGTCGCCGCCCCAAGATGGCCCAAGACGGCGTCTGTTCAAATAAAAAATCGGCTAGATTTGGAAGAATTTGGAGTAAATTCAGACGGTTTCATTGACATTGGTACAaaatttaaaacataaaaaaacttagaaaataaataaaactacgccaccgccgccgccccgagcctacTGCCATGCCGAGGAGCTTGTAGAAAGCGGTGTAGTAGCCTTGCATGCCGCCGTCGTCCTTGCTACAGCCTTGTCCTGGGTCGCCTTGGCAGACGGGATTGGTGGGCGGCGGCGCCTCCTCGTCGCTGTCctcgaggacgatgacgccgccctcGTCGTGCCCGCAGCGGCGAGCGACGATCTCCTCGagggcgcggcgctggcgctccatctcctCCCGGACGTAGCCATCCCGCGTCCATTTGAGCCCCATCTCGAGGTCGGCGGCCATGTCGGCGTGCTCCTGCTTCATGGCGACGGGCGGCGTCGCCGGCTCCTTCTTTGACATGACGAGGCGATGATGGCCGTTGGGAGGAGGGGAAGGATGGCGTCGCTCGTTGATGATGAGGCCGCCGCCGCGGCTGCGCCGACGCTCCGGCGTTTCCAGGGGCTCGGCCTTGACGGTGGCGAGCGGCGTCGTgccggaggagcgggaggaggaggaggacgcgcccGCCATGCACCTCGGCAGTCAAGAGCTGCCGCTCCGGCGGGAGAACGTGGGCGCCGCTTGTTACCGCCCTCGAGGTGCTCGAGGACGGCGTGGAGCGTGCGCCCGGGGACGCCCTACCATAGGCGGCGACCGTCGGCGTTGTGACGCCCCCTTGGCGTCGGCGCGTTGGTGGTGGAGacgagctgctcggcgtggcggcgctcgaagtacgtTGTCCACAAAACGTGGTTGTCGGGGGCATACTTCGGAAGGTGTCGCACCTCCTCCGCCAGGGACGCCCAAATGCGCGCGATCTAGCCGCGACGTTCGGCGTCGGTCGAAGGCGGGGGGACGGGGACGCCTCCAGCGCTGAGCCTCCACGAGCCCGGCAcacgcatgtccggcggcgctggGTAGTTCGCCTCGTGGAGGagacacgcctcccactcgtgaaggtggcggcggccgaagccgttggccgcgcTCCGTCGccggggaaacgctcggccatcgggGTCGCGGCTTgacggggggagagagagagagggcgtcggcggcgaaggatggagggggcggtggcggcgagggggagagagagaggcttgGGCGAGGCAAGTGTGCGGCCAGCAGCGAGGGAGGGCGGCGAGCGGGGCGATAGCAGTGTGAACGCGTGGCGGGGAGGGGGCGGGACGCGCGGCAGCGCGCCTGTACTGCGCCACCCatgaatcaatggaaggctgaccggcggcagccttcgcattgattcccgcaggaaaccgaggcgatgaggacgacaagGGCACCGAGTCACTGACTCGGCGGGTCCATTAGTTTTCGTGCAAAATTAGTTTCTCCCGGCGCCCCTCAGCGCGCCGGTTCGGCCtaggtccgccggcgccaattttggCCCTAACCGGTGAAATTTGGGTTCCTGATGgcgtgactgggccgattttttcgAGCCGGAGATAAAANNNNNNNNNNNNNNNNNNNNNNNNNNNNNNNNNNNNNNNNNNNNNNNNNNNNNNNNNNNNNNNNNNNNNNNNNNNNNNNNNNNNNNNNNNNNNNNNNNNNNNNNNNNNNNNNNNNNNNNNNNNNNNNNNNNNNNNNNNNNNNNNNNNNNNNNNNNNNNNNNNNNNNNNNNNNNNNNNNNNNNNNNNNNNNNNNNNNNNNNNNNNNNNNNNNNNNNNNNNNNNNNNNNNNNNNNNNNNNNNNNNNNNNNNNNNNNNNNNNNNTAAGGAATTAAAATTTGTAAAGAACACTCAACACATATGCATGGTCTCAGTATATCATTTCACAGGCGACCAAGCAACGACTTATCATGTGCATTGTGGCTGGACTTCCCAATGCGGCCGATCGAGGCTCTTTTCAGATGATCACGCATGATGTTGGCCTGCTTGCACGCAATTACGTAGATGCCAGCCGCCATGATGCGGTTGGCGAGACAGGCAACCAAGCAATGATACTAtgtacaacaacaacgacgacgacgacgacgacgacgacgacgacaacccTGCGTGCCTTCCAATTTACAAGCTGCATAAGCACTCGAGGCAAGCAGACCGTGCAGGAAGAATGATGCGTCCGTCCAGCGATCGACCGGTCGGCCTGTCTGATGCATTGCAGCAGCGGCACTAGCGCCCGTGGACGCACCCGCACTTGCGTTGTTGCGCCACGGTTGGGGGTCATGTGATGGCCTCCCATCGGGAAACGTACCCAAGATTCTATTCTGTTCTTACCAGGTGCTAGCCTAAGATCTAGCCGACTGATGATTGCGCTTAGACAAGTCCCGGGCTCCATCATCAAGCAAGCAAAACCTGAACCTTCCCAAAGCAGCGACGGGAAACATAGAAAAGAAGGGATGGTGCAAAGTGCAAAGCACCAGACAAGCAGACAATGATTTTTTGTTCCCGGAGCCTTTTCTGGCTCCCCTGATCATGCAACACCATCACCCGAGTTGTTACTTAAACAACACAAGCAGtagtaataatatatatatatatatattgatccTCCTTTGCAAGCAAGTACAATGAATAACACGATATACATACGTACATGGAGCAGTAGTGGTAGGAGTATTATTTTTCCGCTACACTTTTGCTTTCCGACAGCACTAGCTACAACGATCCAAGTTCGGTATTGGACCCTTTTCTTGCCTTTTCCTTCACTTGGGCGAGTACCACAAGCTACTACTACTGCTTACACGGCATCTACTCTGGAACTGGTAGTAGATTAAGTAATTAATCGACGGGTGACACTGACATGCACGGCGGAGGAGTGTGTGTCTGTCAGCTGGACCTGGCGCTGACGAAGGCCCGGATGTGCGCGAGCATCTCCTGCGTGCGCGGCTGGGACAGGTGGCAGTTGTGGAGCACCTGGAAGGCGTGCCCCACGCCGCCGTACGTCGCCTGCTCCACGCTCTTGCCGGCCTTCCGCAGCGCCCTGCACAGCTCCAGGTTCCGGTCGCGCAGGATGTCCGCCTCCGAGATGCACACCAGCACGGGCGGCAGCGCCAGCGTCTCCAGCCGGGGGGCGCCGCGGGCCAGCGGGTTGCACCAGGGGTGGTCGCGCCCGGCGCCGGCCGGGAGCGCCATGCGCCAGTAGCTGTCCGAGGTCGACAGGCTCAGCGCCGACCCCGGCGGCTGCGGCATGCTCTTCTCCGACGCCGTGCGGGCCTCCCCGCCGAAGAAGGGCTGGATCAGTATGGCTCCCTTGACCGAGAGCGGCGCCAGCGCGCCCAGCTGGCCCTGCCCGGCCCGCGCCGCGACGTGGAACGCGATGGCGGCGCCCGCGCTGTCGCCCATGAGGAACACGCGGTCGAACCTGCACCGGCTGCGCCACCACGAGACCTCGTCGGAGGCGGCCGCGTTTCTGCTCGCTTGCTGCCGCAGCCACCGCAGCGCCGTGAGCCCGTCGTCGAACGCGGCGGGCAGGCGGTTCTCCGGCGCCAGGCGGTAGTCGACGGACATCACGGCGCAGCCCGCCCGCGCGGGGAGCTGGGCGAGGAACTCGTGGTAGCAGCTCCACGCGGCGGAGCCGACGCTGAACCCGCCGCCGTGGAAGTACACCACCACGGGGACCTTCCCCGCCGCGGCGGCCGGCGCGTACAGGCGCGCCCACACCCCCGTGGCGCGGTCGACCGCCACGTCGCGCGCGAGGACGCCGCTCGCGGCGGCCGTCGAGCCCCACGTGCAGGGGACGTCGGGGATCGCCGGGAGGCGCTCCACGTGCCCGTCCTTGTACACGCGGATGAGCCCGTGTATCTCCTCCACGACGGCGCCGTGGCCCCCGCCGTTCTTGCCGACCTGCTGCTGGAAGCTGACCCGCGGCTCGCCGACGTGCAgtgcccccatcctcctccttaTCATGCAAAAGCCCACGCGCGCGCGTCGACTTAGCTCGATCGCTAGCGGCGCAGCCGGCAGGCAGGTGCGAGACAAGGAGAGTGGTGCTAGGCCTTGGGTTGTCTGTGCGCTGTGCGGTGTCCCGGGAGCCGGCGGCGGACACAATTATGCGGCGTTGTCCGGGGAGCTCGGGCGGTGGGCGGGTTTTATAGCCGGGAGGGGGCGGTGGCACAGGTGTCGGGCTGCCTTTGGCTGCCGAGCGATCGAGTGGACTCGCCaagtggggtgggggtgggtgaTTCGCGCACACGGCGAAGTGTGTGAAATGATCCAATCGTGAGCGACCCCCGCAAAAGTCCACCGTGTAGGAACACTTGGGACGCTTCGGTCGTATGCACCCTGTCTACCAGCTCGTCGTGTTTCTGAGAGCAACTTTAACGCGCCGATTCATTTGATCCGTGCGTGTTTATTTGGGTCGAAACATCGGCCAGGAACGCAAACCCTAAAACCGTCTATTCGTTGTTCATCTGCACGCATTCCCGACTCATGGCAGCCGCTGGATTCGGGCCCGGGCCCGTGTGTAGGCTGCCCAACCATCGCCGCGGTCATATTCAATGCAACTCACCCACCTCGGGGCCGCATGGCAGCCACTGGAAGTGTCCGGAGTCCACGTCTTTTTAAATGCAAGCgtggggggaggggagaggggggagggggctcATCCACTTCCCACTCCCGTCCACATCTAGGCACGCCGCTCCACCGCCGGCGACAGAGACCCTAGCCATAGCCATTGTTGGCTTGTttgggaaggggaaggggaagcaAGACACCGATGCCAACTCGTGGCGTGGGCCGCCGAGCTAGGCGCACGCTGGTGCGAGCAGAGGGGAGGGCACGCCGGCCACGAGATCGACTGTATATCCCGAAGCACCGCGCGAGGTACCACCAACAGTACCGCGTCCTGCTACCATGGCACAATAAGAACCTCCTCCACGGCTGGCACCTCGACTCCCACCGCATCCTGGTGCCGCGGTCCTCGAGGGCATGCACGGAGGAGATCCGCCTGCGGCGTGCCCAGCTAACGCCGGTGCAACGCCATGACCCAGTCTTTGGGGAGGACTCCTCCAATTGGGACGTCTGGTTCGCAATGGAGCACGATGTGCACCGTCGTAGCGCCGCCTACGCACTGCCACCCCCGTTAGTGGTGCCAGAGAAGGAGGAGACGGAGGCGGCCTACCAGGCCGCGCTTGAGGAGACGCTCCAGCGCGCCCTCGAGGAGTCCCAGTGTGAGTAGGACGTGAGCTGGTCGGGTATGGAGGAGGCGCTGCAGCTGTCGGCGGCGAGGACTGCGTCTATCCTTCCCACAACCATCGCTGCCTTAACTAGCGTCGGTGACGCCCAAGGAGGAGCCCAAGGAAGCCGTGTTGGATGGCGTCGAGGAGAGGTATGCGTGGACTGGCGGTCTGCGCGAGTGGGTCGGCGCGCCACCTATCTGGATGTCAACCACGCAGGAGCAGAAGGCCGTGTACCTCGAGCAGTGAAGACACAGCGCGCTAGAGAAGGAGCGAGCCGTCGGGGAGTGGCAGATGCAGGCCGAGCGTGAGGATGAGGAGCGGCATGCCTGCTAGGCACGGGAGGTGCCCCTGGTCAGCCGCTTGGTGGAGGGCGTACTCTTCCTAGTTCCTCCCATTCCCATGCataaatgacatgcataatgttggGTAGACCTAAATTTGGAAATCACGAAGCACATGAAATGGAATTGCGCATCCTGATTTTGcttatcatactccctccgttcctaaatatttgtctttctagaggtttcaaatggtgactacatacggaacaaaatgagtgactctacactctaaaatatgtctatatacatccgtatgtggtgaccatttgaaatttctagaaagacaaatatttaggaacggagggagtacatttgaaGTTGCGCCAAACAAGTTTTTTTGCATGTTGCATcatacgcccccccccccctcctcacgGTTTTAAAAATCGCTTTAGCTATAGATCATGCAACTGATTTTCATTTTTGTCAGTCAAAACTGTGGTCGTTGATTTATGCTTTGTGATACGTGTGTGATAGGTCACCACGGATTTGACTAAGTCGGTTTCCTTGCTTATCGAATGCATGCCGCCATCCATGTACTCTCTCtgtacctaaatataagtctttctagagatttcaataggactacatacagatgtatatagacgtattttagagtgtagattcacttattttgcttcgtatttagtccatattagaatctctgaaaagacttatatttaggaacggagggagtatgtttcttAACTCTTGAATACACATGCATATGATGAAATGCATGCcaatttgtgtgtgtgtgcgtgcgcaatGTGTTTTGTCTCCCTTGTGTGTGTGCACGTTTGCTTTTTTGTTGGGTTTTCTTTTTGTTTACGTGTATTTTTCAATGTTGCTGTGAGTAAATGTATAAATATAAGTATTATGTATGTAAATTATATTACAGAGTGCGGAATTTTCATTATAttatgtttattcttgcatattataaaaagtgtTTTTTAATTGTATGTAAGTTTTATCATTTcctttcttctttaagggtaattCGAATACCACCAACACATTTTTTCTTAGAAAGCATCGTAACTTTTTTATGTAAGTATAGACGTAAGTACTACAAAATATATGTGCAAAATTATACTAGAGTGTGAAAAATGCAATAATACATGATTATTCTTTGCACATTAATAAAAAGTGTAATTTTAGCGCAAAGTTTTGTGctagtttttttaattttctttcttctttattgGATACGAAtaccactaattcattccttcttaggaaACTTTTTTTTTACGAAACTCCAGTAGTATAtgattattcttgcatattataaaaaaaggTGCAATTTTTTTGATTGTTTGCTCTAGTTTTTCTTCTTAAAATATAATGCCAATGCCACTAATTCCTTCTTCTGAGAAAATTTCATTGTTTTGACTTTctttcattttatttcttctttaagggtaataacAATACCACTAACTAATTTCTGAGGATATTTTTTTGCGAAATTCCAttattatatgtttattcttgcatattattaaAAACACAATTTGTATGTAAATTGTGTGCTAACTTTGTCATTGTTTTTTTGGTGTTCTCGTTTTCTTTATTCTTAAATTAAAGGGTAATACCAACTCCATTAATCCATTCTGCATTTCTTATTTTGATCatgttttagtttttatttcatttccTTTGTTTTTGAAGGGTCATACCAATGCCACTATTTTTTCCCTTTTAAAAAAACTGCTTTATTGCAAATTTTTTGCTATTATATGCTTACTCTTGGATATTCATAAAACAACAAATTTATTGTGTAAGTTGTGTGCAAAATTTTGATATTAATTAGGTTATATTGTTTATTTTCTTTCATCTTAAAAGGTGATAcgaatgccactaattcattattttttagaaaactttattattttgatttttttatttcatTTCTTCTTATTTAAGGTTGCCACTAATTCTTCCCTTCTTAGG
Proteins encoded:
- the LOC123098007 gene encoding probable carboxylesterase 17, with translation MIRRRMGALHVGEPRVSFQQQVGKNGGGHGAVVEEIHGLIRVYKDGHVERLPAIPDVPCTWGSTAAASGVLARDVAVDRATGVWARLYAPAAAAGKVPVVVYFHGGGFSVGSAAWSCYHEFLAQLPARAGCAVMSVDYRLAPENRLPAAFDDGLTALRWLRQQASRNAAASDEVSWWRSRCRFDRVFLMGDSAGAAIAFHVAARAGQGQLGALAPLSVKGAILIQPFFGGEARTASEKSMPQPPGSALSLSTSDSYWRMALPAGAGRDHPWCNPLARGAPRLETLALPPVLVCISEADILRDRNLELCRALRKAGKSVEQATYGGVGHAFQVLHNCHLSQPRTQEMLAHIRAFVSARSS